A region of ANME-2 cluster archaeon DNA encodes the following proteins:
- a CDS encoding type II toxin-antitoxin system RelE/ParE family toxin, producing the protein MYNVVFTRRSLKDLENIDKYIQNRIAVKLKEYTKEPQKYGEKLINHKIGTYRFKIGDYRIIFDIDKDTIVVLRIGHRKGIYK; encoded by the coding sequence ATGTATAATGTTGTATTTACCAGAAGGTCATTAAAAGACTTAGAAAATATTGACAAATATATACAGAATAGGATAGCTGTGAAACTCAAGGAATATACTAAAGAGCCTCAAAAATATGGTGAGAAATTAATTAATCATAAAATAGGAACATATAGGTTCAAAATAGGAGACTATAGAATTATATTTGATATTGACAAAGATACTATAGTAGTTTTAAGAATTGGGCATAGAAAAGGCATTTATAAATAA
- a CDS encoding type II toxin-antitoxin system PemK/MazF family toxin, whose amino-acid sequence MTTYKQGDIILVWFPDSNLMTAKKRPAVVLQSNNLQTGLGQLIIGMITSVKSTSKCQIMKGIGHNSKIKLFQ is encoded by the coding sequence ATGACAACTTATAAACAGGGAGATATCATCCTTGTTTGGTTTCCGGATTCTAATTTGATGACCGCAAAAAAACGTCCAGCAGTTGTTTTACAATCAAATAATTTACAAACTGGATTGGGTCAATTGATCATTGGTATGATTACTAGTGTCAAGTCAACATCAAAGTGTCAGATTATGAAGGGAATAGGGCACAATTCTAAAATCAAATTATTTCAATAA